A part of Aquibium oceanicum genomic DNA contains:
- a CDS encoding N-acetylmuramoyl-L-alanine amidase yields the protein MMNVIPDAWLPAVPMKRVHGHWTAGGHDANETDRKAYHVLVEGDAKIVRGIPSIAANSGSIKDGYAAHTLNANTGAIGISMCGMAGAAESPFDPGRAPLTLPQWTAFIAAVTQLCRVYDIPVTPKTVLFHAEVQANLGIKQRNKWDVTRLVFDPATVGAKAIGDKMRREVSALLAGKAPAEPFEPVPEGARARVTAASLNFRSAPDGEITGSLPEGLIVEVIVIDGDWINVETPAGYRGWVSRAHVVMVDGPPAAEPTKPDPRRKMIDDIRAMLDGLEAAL from the coding sequence ATGATGAACGTCATCCCCGACGCATGGCTGCCGGCCGTGCCGATGAAGCGCGTCCACGGCCACTGGACCGCCGGCGGCCACGACGCCAATGAGACCGACCGCAAGGCCTATCACGTTCTCGTTGAGGGCGATGCCAAGATCGTCCGGGGCATTCCCTCGATCGCTGCCAACTCGGGGTCAATCAAGGATGGCTATGCCGCCCATACGCTGAACGCCAACACTGGCGCGATCGGGATTTCCATGTGTGGCATGGCCGGTGCGGCGGAAAGTCCGTTCGATCCCGGCCGCGCGCCGCTGACCCTGCCGCAGTGGACGGCCTTCATCGCAGCCGTAACGCAACTCTGCCGGGTGTACGACATCCCGGTGACGCCGAAGACAGTGCTCTTCCACGCCGAGGTGCAGGCGAACCTCGGCATCAAGCAGCGCAACAAGTGGGACGTGACGCGGCTGGTCTTCGATCCCGCGACGGTGGGCGCTAAGGCGATCGGCGACAAGATGCGCCGCGAGGTCTCGGCGCTGCTCGCCGGCAAGGCGCCGGCGGAGCCGTTCGAGCCGGTTCCCGAAGGCGCGCGCGCCAGGGTGACTGCCGCCAGCCTGAATTTCCGCAGCGCGCCGGATGGCGAGATCACCGGCAGCCTTCCGGAAGGACTGATCGTCGAGGTGATCGTGATCGATGGCGATTGGATCAACGTCGAGACGCCGGCCGGCTATCGCGGGTGGGTGTCGCGCGCGCACGTCGTCATGGTCGACGGCCCGCCGGCGGCCGAACCAACGAAGCCCGATCCGCGCCGCAAGATGATCGACGACATCCGCGCCATGCTGGACGGCCTCGAAGCGGCACTCTGA